Proteins from a genomic interval of Bacteroidia bacterium:
- a CDS encoding bifunctional UDP-sugar hydrolase/5'-nucleotidase, which produces MFRLFQLFFLLLPYSFLQAQEITLLYTNDIESVYEPVKAFWNPDIEYIGGIPQLSSLIQQERAKATNSFLLDAGDIFTGSLSQATEGKLAFDIYSAMGYDAMAIGNHEYEYGWEKLREVIQRARFPTLNANIFYAGTDIPFAQAYTILEKNGIRLGVIGIMGVDAYEHAIMKKHVEGLEVRDPAPIVQKWVQKLKPEVDMIVVLTHQNRTAPMQTDKEADPEVQRGYDEDYALAGAVDGIDMIIGGHSDHGLWKPVQHPKTGTWIGLTFGQGKYLGYARFMLDKEKGKVKLEEGKLIPVNADIFEADPNILKLIQQARKEHPELAEAIGKVDKQAFRKYYRESNIGNLIADIFREAGNADIGIISSGSIRFDLNPGPVTIEQLLNVYPFTDHLHVVEIRGKEVIEVLEYSLTLPYGLAQLSGIELTYDSRKPKGERLLKARIGGKKIDPDRTYTVATYSFLATGGDAYKMFVGKKRKIDTRKISEILIAYFREHGTVEVPDVGRIKDVGRAE; this is translated from the coding sequence ATGTTTCGTCTATTTCAATTATTCTTTCTGCTACTCCCCTACTCTTTTTTGCAGGCTCAGGAGATTACCCTCCTTTATACCAACGATATCGAGAGTGTCTATGAGCCCGTTAAAGCCTTTTGGAACCCTGATATCGAATATATAGGAGGAATACCTCAACTGAGCAGTTTGATCCAGCAGGAAAGGGCTAAAGCTACTAACAGCTTTCTCCTCGATGCGGGTGATATCTTTACCGGTTCTTTATCTCAGGCCACTGAAGGCAAGTTGGCTTTTGATATTTATAGCGCTATGGGATATGATGCCATGGCCATTGGAAATCATGAGTATGAGTATGGATGGGAGAAATTGCGGGAAGTAATCCAAAGAGCTCGATTCCCAACCCTCAATGCGAACATCTTTTATGCAGGTACAGATATTCCTTTTGCACAGGCCTATACCATCCTGGAAAAAAATGGAATTCGACTGGGAGTGATCGGTATCATGGGAGTAGATGCCTATGAACATGCCATTATGAAAAAGCATGTTGAGGGCCTGGAAGTTCGAGATCCGGCCCCTATCGTACAAAAGTGGGTACAGAAACTCAAGCCGGAAGTGGATATGATCGTAGTTCTGACTCACCAAAACAGAACCGCTCCCATGCAAACAGATAAAGAAGCAGATCCGGAAGTTCAGCGAGGATATGATGAAGATTATGCACTTGCGGGAGCTGTTGACGGCATAGATATGATTATCGGCGGTCATTCTGATCACGGGCTTTGGAAACCGGTACAGCATCCCAAAACCGGCACCTGGATCGGATTGACTTTTGGGCAAGGCAAATACCTGGGCTACGCTCGGTTTATGTTGGATAAGGAAAAAGGAAAAGTGAAGTTGGAAGAAGGGAAATTAATACCCGTAAATGCAGATATTTTCGAAGCAGACCCCAATATCCTCAAGCTCATCCAACAAGCAAGAAAAGAGCATCCAGAATTAGCGGAAGCGATAGGAAAAGTTGACAAACAGGCCTTCCGCAAATACTATCGGGAATCCAATATAGGAAACCTTATTGCCGATATCTTCCGGGAAGCAGGTAATGCAGATATCGGCATTATCAGTTCGGGCTCTATCCGCTTTGACCTCAATCCCGGCCCCGTTACCATCGAGCAATTGCTCAATGTCTATCCTTTCACGGATCATTTACATGTGGTAGAAATTAGGGGAAAGGAAGTAATTGAAGTACTGGAATACAGCCTTACCCTGCCCTATGGGCTCGCTCAGCTCTCTGGCATAGAATTGACCTATGACAGCCGCAAACCCAAAGGCGAAAGATTACTCAAAGCCCGTATTGGAGGCAAAAAGATCGATCCTGATCGCACATATACAGTTGCAACCTACAGTTTCCTCGCTACAGGAGGAGATGCCTATAAAATGTTTGTAGGTAAAAAGCGGAAAATAGATACACGAAAGATCAGTGAGATTCTGATCGCCTATTTTCGGGAACATGGAACAGTTGAAGTTCCGGACGTAGGGAGAATAAAGGATGTGGGGAGGGCAGAATAA